From one Catenuloplanes nepalensis genomic stretch:
- a CDS encoding carbohydrate ABC transporter permease, which translates to MLLPFAGLFLGFLIWPLLNALYFAFTDFNGVTPPSWTGLDNFRRLWFEDPRFRTALVNSLIYVTCTVTLSTVASLALAVAFRGTSWRDRVLRTIFFLPSVTSTIAVMLIWRWIFSGERFGLANTVLSWFGADPVSWLSTPRWTVPLLVIMAVWGGCGYGMVIFVSGLNAIPDELYEAARLDGATDWQQFRHITLPQLKPVTTYVVITGLIGAFQVFEAVYIVFRGVSSVGGVQDGGLMLVPYLYDLGFTRFQLGYASAIAWTLFLIIFVISMIQLRVTRALREW; encoded by the coding sequence ATGCTCCTGCCCTTTGCCGGGCTTTTCCTGGGTTTTCTGATCTGGCCGCTGCTCAACGCGCTGTACTTCGCGTTCACCGACTTCAACGGCGTGACGCCGCCGTCCTGGACCGGCCTGGACAACTTCCGGCGGCTCTGGTTCGAGGATCCACGCTTCCGCACCGCGCTCGTCAACTCGCTGATCTACGTGACCTGCACGGTCACGCTCTCCACGGTCGCGTCGCTCGCCCTGGCCGTGGCCTTCCGCGGCACGTCGTGGCGCGACCGGGTGCTGCGCACGATCTTCTTCCTGCCGTCCGTCACGTCGACCATCGCGGTCATGCTGATCTGGCGCTGGATCTTCTCCGGCGAGCGTTTCGGGCTGGCCAACACGGTGCTGTCCTGGTTCGGCGCGGACCCGGTCTCCTGGCTGTCCACGCCGCGCTGGACCGTCCCGCTGCTGGTGATCATGGCGGTCTGGGGCGGCTGCGGGTACGGCATGGTCATCTTCGTCTCCGGGCTGAACGCGATCCCGGACGAGCTCTACGAGGCCGCCCGGCTGGACGGCGCGACCGACTGGCAGCAGTTCCGCCACATCACGCTGCCGCAGCTCAAACCGGTCACCACCTACGTCGTGATCACCGGTCTGATCGGCGCGTTCCAGGTGTTCGAGGCCGTCTACATCGTGTTCCGCGGGGTGAGCAGCGTCGGCGGCGTGCAGGACGGCGGCCTGATGCTGGTGCCGTACCTCTACGACCTGGGCTTCACCCGGTTCCAGCTCGGCTACGCGTCCGCGATCGCCTGGACGCTCTTCCTGATCATCTTCGTGATCAGCATGATCCAGCTGCGGGTCACCCGTGCGCTGAGGGAGTGGTGA
- a CDS encoding extracellular solute-binding protein, whose product MHRRSLAAVAAAMLLAAGCTTTGTSTAPQEDAEGPAELLFWNTGSDEQAAAVQVAADRYKELHPNVTIRVQAIAWDDGHAKVLTAATSRSGPDIISGGLSWGIEFGELGGMVDLNGFDLGQAKQQTRPELWNSITSPGGAVYGIPMDMTLYVFYYRPDLLQKAGVSAPPATWAELFTAVDRLKASGVATPLVEEWGTFEWLPWFNYLKQAGGSLYSEDCTQVTINSEQAVLATTTWADQYRRYGVPKATVDVGAGLAKGEYAMAIGASYLAGGFDSGQPELRGKWQTAALPTGPAGAGSFVGGKIVGAMSYTKHPRAAAEFVKWLYTDEAVEILQREVFTRGGELYISPRPELLAKANASDNLKQTLQTTLNSVTGPPNCKGWETSGSEVSRRLQAVVNDNADPRTALAEAAAVMQGNLG is encoded by the coding sequence ATGCATAGACGATCACTGGCGGCGGTGGCCGCGGCGATGCTCCTCGCCGCCGGCTGCACCACCACCGGCACGAGCACGGCACCGCAGGAGGACGCGGAAGGCCCGGCCGAGCTGCTGTTCTGGAACACCGGCAGCGACGAGCAGGCCGCCGCGGTGCAGGTCGCGGCGGACCGCTACAAGGAGCTCCACCCGAACGTCACGATCAGGGTCCAGGCGATCGCCTGGGACGACGGCCACGCCAAGGTGCTGACCGCCGCCACCTCGCGCAGCGGGCCGGACATCATCTCCGGCGGCCTCTCCTGGGGCATCGAGTTCGGCGAGCTCGGCGGCATGGTCGACCTGAACGGGTTCGACCTGGGCCAGGCGAAGCAGCAGACCCGCCCCGAGCTGTGGAACTCGATCACCTCGCCCGGCGGCGCGGTCTACGGCATCCCGATGGACATGACGCTGTACGTGTTCTACTACCGCCCCGACCTGTTGCAGAAGGCCGGCGTGAGCGCCCCGCCCGCGACCTGGGCCGAGCTGTTCACCGCGGTCGACAGGCTGAAGGCCTCCGGCGTGGCGACGCCGCTGGTCGAGGAGTGGGGCACGTTCGAGTGGCTGCCCTGGTTCAACTACCTGAAGCAGGCCGGTGGCTCGCTCTACTCCGAGGACTGCACCCAGGTGACGATCAACTCGGAGCAGGCGGTGCTGGCCACCACCACCTGGGCCGACCAGTACCGGAGGTACGGCGTGCCGAAGGCGACCGTGGACGTCGGCGCCGGCCTGGCCAAGGGGGAGTACGCGATGGCGATCGGCGCGTCCTACCTGGCGGGCGGCTTCGACTCGGGCCAGCCGGAGCTGAGGGGCAAGTGGCAGACCGCCGCGCTGCCCACCGGTCCGGCCGGCGCCGGCTCGTTCGTCGGCGGCAAGATCGTCGGCGCCATGTCGTACACGAAGCACCCGCGGGCCGCGGCCGAGTTCGTGAAGTGGCTCTACACGGACGAGGCGGTGGAGATCCTGCAGCGTGAGGTCTTCACCCGCGGCGGCGAGCTCTACATCTCGCCGCGCCCGGAGCTGCTGGCCAAGGCGAACGCGAGCGACAACCTGAAGCAGACGCTGCAGACCACGCTCAACTCGGTGACCGGCCCGCCCAACTGCAAGGGCTGGGAGACCAGCGGCTCCGAGGTCAGCAGGCGGCTGCAGGCCGTGGTCAACGACAACGCCGACCCGAGGACCGCGCTGGCCGAGGCCGCCGCGGTCATGCAGGGCAACCTCGGCTGA
- a CDS encoding LacI family DNA-binding transcriptional regulator, giving the protein MKRPTIADIARRAGVSKGAVSYALNGQPGVSDATRRRIMAIADEIGFSPSSAARALSGASARAVGLALCRPARTLGIEPFFMELISGVEAELSARSFALTLQVVADPDAEIAVYRRWWGERRVDGVLLCDLRADDRRIPVLEQLQLPAVVIGGPDGTGALPGVWSDEAAALAETVEYLVALGHRRVARVGGLPELQHTRVRTDAFRSVCARLGLSSSDTVTSDYTGEDGARATRRLLSAARRPTAVIYDNDVMAIAGLSVAQEMGLTVPGDVSVVAWDDSPLCRLVRPPLTALSRDIPEYGGQAARLLLDAVSGVRVAGVRTGTAHLTPRGSTAPPRNP; this is encoded by the coding sequence GTGAAGCGACCCACCATCGCGGACATCGCGCGCCGGGCCGGCGTCTCCAAGGGCGCGGTGTCGTACGCGCTGAACGGCCAGCCCGGCGTCTCCGACGCCACCCGGCGACGGATCATGGCCATCGCGGACGAGATCGGGTTCAGCCCGAGCAGCGCGGCCCGTGCGCTCTCCGGCGCCAGCGCCCGCGCGGTCGGGCTGGCGCTCTGCCGGCCGGCCCGCACGCTCGGCATCGAGCCGTTCTTCATGGAGCTGATCAGCGGCGTCGAGGCCGAGCTGTCCGCCCGGTCGTTCGCGCTCACGCTCCAGGTGGTGGCCGACCCGGACGCGGAGATCGCGGTCTACCGGCGCTGGTGGGGCGAGCGGCGGGTGGACGGCGTGCTGCTCTGCGACCTGCGCGCGGACGACCGGCGGATCCCGGTCCTGGAGCAGCTGCAACTGCCCGCGGTGGTGATCGGCGGGCCGGACGGGACCGGCGCGCTGCCCGGCGTCTGGTCCGACGAGGCCGCCGCGCTCGCCGAGACCGTGGAATATCTCGTCGCGCTCGGCCACCGGCGCGTCGCCCGGGTCGGCGGCCTGCCCGAGTTGCAGCACACCCGCGTGCGCACGGACGCGTTCCGGTCGGTCTGCGCGCGCCTCGGTCTCTCGTCCTCCGACACCGTGACGTCCGACTACACCGGCGAGGACGGCGCCCGCGCCACCCGGCGGCTGCTCAGCGCGGCACGGCGGCCGACCGCGGTGATCTACGACAACGACGTGATGGCGATCGCCGGGCTCTCCGTCGCCCAGGAGATGGGCCTGACCGTGCCCGGTGACGTGTCCGTCGTGGCCTGGGACGACTCCCCGCTCTGCCGGCTCGTCCGCCCGCCGCTGACGGCACTGAGCAGGGACATTCCGGAGTACGGCGGGCAGGCGGCCCGGCTGCTGCTGGACGCGGTGTCCGGCGTGCGGGTCGCGGGGGTGCGGACCGGCACCGCGCACCTGACGCCGCGCGGAAGTACGGCACCGCCGCGCAACCCCTGA